In one Catenovulum adriaticum genomic region, the following are encoded:
- a CDS encoding IS1634 family transposase: MPNPFTKTLEHHGLVAGFCHEIQLVDLIDRKLGQSNDRTLSFGQLVLAMVINGLGFTGRTLHMYSEYFKDKPLERLIGEGVKAEQINDDALGRCLDKLYEFGVSSLYQDLGETVVSHLGLGGESLHLDSTSFHYDGQSNDVDDDVNTIHIAKGYSRDHRPDLNQVVLNLICENQSGIPVYMKPASGNCNDMDGFKKIVKAHVNSLKAAQRCRYLVGDAALYVQESLSHLQQINQLFITRVPQTLKEAKTLIKLAPTLSFTPLSSGYEGVFHECEYGGVKQKWLLVRSEQAAKRETHTLSKRMHKQAEQARKSFKQLSQKIFACEGDAQKSLEEWKKKQILCDVEGQVEKVPVFAGKGRPKKNENPIRIDYQITGRLFTPLARRQAALEQLGLFIIASNDMSEALTMDKMLSTYKSQQSVEKGFRFLKSPDFLTNAIFLKKPERIEALLMVMTVCLMVYAALEHQIRKQLVEQEQYFPDMKYKPHQKPTARWVFQCFQGITIMYINQDTEIVANLEDRNHTIIDCLGYHYQKIYS, translated from the coding sequence ATGCCTAACCCTTTTACTAAAACACTTGAACATCACGGCTTGGTGGCTGGTTTTTGTCATGAAATCCAATTGGTCGACTTAATTGACCGTAAACTCGGTCAATCAAACGATCGTACTTTAAGCTTTGGCCAACTGGTTTTGGCTATGGTGATAAATGGCTTGGGGTTTACTGGCCGAACGCTACACATGTACAGTGAGTACTTTAAAGATAAGCCACTTGAGCGCTTAATTGGTGAAGGCGTCAAGGCTGAGCAAATCAATGATGATGCGTTAGGTCGATGTTTAGACAAGCTGTATGAATTTGGTGTATCCAGTTTATACCAAGATCTCGGCGAAACGGTTGTTAGTCACCTTGGTCTGGGCGGAGAATCACTACATTTAGACTCCACTAGCTTCCATTATGATGGTCAATCAAACGATGTGGATGATGATGTTAATACTATCCACATTGCCAAAGGGTATTCTCGCGACCACCGCCCCGACTTAAACCAAGTGGTTTTAAACCTCATCTGTGAAAATCAATCCGGCATTCCGGTTTATATGAAACCCGCCAGTGGCAACTGCAATGATATGGATGGGTTTAAAAAGATAGTTAAAGCCCATGTGAATAGCTTAAAGGCAGCACAACGCTGTCGCTACTTGGTGGGGGATGCTGCTTTATATGTTCAAGAATCCCTTTCTCATTTACAGCAAATCAATCAACTATTTATCACGCGTGTCCCTCAAACACTCAAAGAAGCTAAAACGCTCATCAAATTAGCTCCGACTTTAAGTTTTACGCCTTTATCTTCAGGCTACGAAGGCGTGTTTCATGAATGTGAATATGGTGGCGTAAAGCAAAAGTGGTTGCTAGTACGCAGTGAGCAAGCTGCTAAACGCGAAACACATACGTTAAGTAAGCGCATGCACAAACAAGCAGAGCAAGCACGTAAAAGCTTTAAACAACTCAGTCAAAAAATATTTGCTTGCGAAGGTGATGCACAAAAGTCATTGGAGGAATGGAAAAAGAAACAAATACTCTGTGATGTTGAAGGGCAAGTTGAAAAAGTCCCCGTATTTGCCGGAAAAGGGCGACCTAAAAAAAATGAAAACCCGATACGGATTGATTACCAAATTACAGGGCGTTTATTTACTCCACTGGCTCGACGCCAAGCGGCATTGGAACAATTGGGGCTGTTTATCATTGCCAGCAATGACATGAGTGAAGCGTTAACCATGGATAAAATGCTCAGCACGTATAAATCACAGCAATCAGTAGAAAAAGGCTTCCGCTTTCTGAAGAGCCCAGACTTTTTAACCAACGCCATTTTCTTGAAAAAGCCAGAACGAATAGAAGCGTTATTAATGGTGATGACGGTCTGTTTAATGGTATATGCAGCCTTGGAGCATCAGATCCGCAAACAACTTGTAGAGCAAGAGCAGTACTTCCCGGATATGAAATACAAACCCCATCAGAAACCCACCGCTCGCTGGGTGTTCCAATGCTTTCAAGGGATCACCATCATGTATATCAACCAAGACACTGAGATCGTTGCTAATCTTGAGGATCGCAATCACACGATCATTGATTGCTTAGGTTATCATTACCAGAAAATTTATTCCTAA
- the mfd gene encoding transcription-repair coupling factor, whose amino-acid sequence MTLCEILTPSRPKSSSKNTADIIRWGQLHGSSQAIAISQLALSQTEPVLLITPDTSSALKLWAEIDSVLADETLDAYFFPDWETLAYDTFSPHQDIISQRLHTLNKLQKKSGVFVVAVNTLLMKMAPANFLQQYTLILNKNETLDIQQMRERLSKAGYRLVEQVMAHGEFSVRGSLLDLFPMGSQHPFRIDFFDDEVDSIRLFDPETQRSGDAIDSIDLLPAHEFPTDETGIETFRQNWRAQFDPSTDKESIYYQVSKKIMPAGIEYYLPLFFETTASLFDYLPSQSTLVLSSEIQTHAEHFQQEVNKRYENRRYDKQRPLLAPNQLFLTTDELFAKLKQFPRVQVSTSTVEDKAGRTNFATTPIGEIAVNAQLKQPLAALTQFIEAQTDRVLFLVESQGRRETLQELLTPAKLKLKNQTSVQDFVTSNDKLGVCISELEHSFVATVNQQRIAFITETELLGNRVIQRTRKNKAKGGVTTTDAVVKNLAELTHGQAVVHINHGVGRYSGLQTIDAGGVPTEFVTLEYADSKLYVPVSSLHLIARYTGGDADHAPLNKLSSDAWDKAKRKALEKVRDVAADLLDIYARRSAKPGFSFKLDKNDYRKFSAGFPFEETEDQQNAIQNVLSDMKSANAMDRLVCGDVGFGKTEVAMRAAFAAVSESKQVAVLVPTTLLAQQHYDNFKDRFADWPIKVEVLSRFKSTKQQNAALAELAEGKIDIIIGTHKLLSKDIKFSDLGLLIVDEEHRFGVKQKELIKSRRADVDILTLTATPIPRTLNMAMSGMRDLSIIATPPKKRLAVKTFVRQYDENIVKEAVSREIMRGGQVYFLHNAVETIDKTAQTIQELVPEANVIVAHGQMRERELERVMSEFYHQRYNVLVCTTIIETGIDVPSANTIILDRADNFGLAQLHQLRGRVGRSHHQAYAYLLTPHPKRMTKDAQKRLAAIENLEDLGAGFALATHDLEIRGAGELLGEDQSGQISSIGFSLYMDMLEQAVEALKEGREPSLDDVLQNQTEVELRIPALFPDEYIADVNLRLSLYKRLASCKTANELDDFQVELIDRFGLLPDAAKNLIKVNLLRIKASQLSIKRLEAGPRGGVIEFSQQTKIDPGFIIGLIQSQPQYYSMAGPDKLRFNINVEDTRERIKLVDSMLNDFAQKLTA is encoded by the coding sequence ATGACACTTTGTGAAATCTTAACTCCGAGCCGCCCAAAATCTTCATCTAAAAATACCGCCGACATTATCCGTTGGGGGCAGTTACACGGCAGCAGCCAAGCTATCGCGATAAGTCAGCTCGCTTTATCGCAAACTGAGCCGGTTTTACTGATTACACCAGATACCAGCAGCGCGTTAAAATTGTGGGCTGAAATCGACTCCGTATTAGCAGACGAAACACTAGATGCGTACTTTTTCCCTGACTGGGAAACCTTAGCATATGACACCTTTTCGCCTCACCAAGATATCATTTCACAACGTTTACATACCTTAAATAAGCTACAAAAAAAATCAGGCGTATTTGTTGTTGCCGTCAATACCCTATTGATGAAAATGGCCCCTGCTAATTTTTTACAACAATACACGCTTATTTTAAATAAAAACGAGACACTTGATATACAACAAATGCGCGAGCGTTTAAGTAAAGCGGGCTACCGTTTGGTTGAACAAGTCATGGCGCACGGTGAGTTTAGCGTTCGCGGCTCGTTACTCGACCTATTTCCTATGGGTAGCCAACATCCATTTAGAATTGATTTTTTTGATGATGAAGTTGATTCAATTCGTTTGTTTGATCCGGAAACTCAGCGCAGCGGCGATGCCATTGATTCAATTGATTTATTGCCCGCGCATGAATTTCCAACTGATGAAACCGGCATTGAAACTTTTCGTCAAAACTGGCGAGCACAATTTGATCCCAGTACAGATAAAGAGTCTATTTACTATCAAGTCAGTAAAAAAATTATGCCGGCCGGTATTGAATATTATTTACCACTATTTTTTGAAACGACGGCCAGCTTATTTGATTACCTACCCAGCCAGAGCACGCTCGTATTAAGCAGTGAAATTCAAACGCACGCAGAGCATTTTCAACAAGAAGTTAATAAAAGATACGAGAACCGAAGGTACGATAAACAAAGGCCATTGTTAGCGCCCAATCAGTTATTTTTAACCACAGACGAATTGTTTGCTAAGTTAAAGCAATTTCCTCGTGTGCAGGTATCCACAAGCACTGTAGAAGATAAAGCCGGAAGAACTAACTTTGCTACCACACCAATTGGCGAAATTGCAGTAAACGCCCAATTAAAACAACCTTTAGCGGCATTAACCCAATTTATTGAGGCTCAAACTGATCGGGTTTTGTTTTTGGTGGAATCTCAAGGCCGACGAGAAACCTTACAAGAATTACTCACCCCAGCTAAGCTAAAACTTAAAAATCAAACCAGTGTACAAGACTTTGTTACCAGTAATGATAAGCTAGGCGTTTGTATTTCAGAGCTTGAACATAGTTTTGTCGCAACCGTTAATCAGCAGCGTATCGCCTTCATTACTGAAACTGAGTTATTGGGTAATAGAGTAATCCAACGCACTCGCAAAAATAAAGCAAAAGGCGGTGTTACCACAACAGATGCGGTGGTTAAAAACTTAGCAGAACTAACACATGGCCAAGCGGTTGTGCATATTAATCACGGTGTAGGCCGTTATAGCGGTTTACAAACAATAGATGCTGGCGGTGTGCCTACCGAATTTGTTACTTTAGAATACGCAGATTCAAAACTATATGTGCCCGTTTCCTCTCTACATTTAATTGCCCGCTATACTGGCGGTGATGCCGACCATGCTCCGCTGAATAAACTCAGCAGTGACGCGTGGGACAAAGCCAAACGCAAAGCGTTAGAAAAAGTACGAGATGTAGCGGCTGATTTACTAGATATATACGCCCGTCGCAGTGCCAAGCCGGGCTTTTCATTCAAACTGGATAAAAACGATTACCGCAAATTTAGCGCAGGATTTCCGTTTGAAGAAACAGAAGATCAACAAAATGCAATTCAAAATGTGTTATCAGACATGAAATCAGCCAATGCAATGGACAGATTGGTGTGTGGTGATGTCGGCTTTGGTAAAACAGAAGTAGCCATGCGAGCAGCTTTCGCAGCAGTTAGCGAGAGCAAACAAGTAGCAGTTTTAGTCCCTACCACGCTCCTTGCTCAGCAACATTATGATAATTTTAAAGACAGGTTTGCAGATTGGCCAATTAAAGTTGAAGTATTATCTCGCTTCAAAAGCACTAAACAACAAAATGCGGCGCTAGCTGAACTAGCCGAAGGCAAAATTGATATTATTATTGGTACGCATAAACTCCTATCAAAAGACATTAAGTTTTCAGACTTAGGCCTATTAATTGTCGATGAAGAACACAGATTTGGAGTTAAACAAAAAGAATTAATTAAATCTCGTCGAGCTGATGTCGATATTTTAACCTTGACGGCGACCCCAATCCCAAGAACTTTAAATATGGCCATGAGTGGCATGCGGGATTTATCTATTATCGCCACGCCTCCGAAAAAACGATTGGCCGTGAAAACCTTTGTTCGTCAATACGATGAGAATATAGTTAAAGAAGCCGTATCACGTGAAATAATGCGCGGCGGTCAGGTTTATTTTTTACACAACGCAGTCGAAACGATAGATAAAACGGCACAAACCATTCAAGAGCTGGTGCCAGAAGCCAATGTAATTGTGGCTCACGGTCAAATGCGAGAACGTGAACTTGAACGCGTCATGTCAGAATTTTACCACCAAAGATACAATGTTTTAGTCTGTACCACCATTATTGAAACAGGGATTGATGTACCAAGCGCCAATACCATTATTTTAGACCGAGCCGATAATTTTGGTTTAGCCCAGCTTCACCAATTAAGAGGCCGAGTTGGTCGTTCACATCACCAAGCTTATGCATATTTGTTGACACCGCATCCAAAGCGGATGACGAAAGACGCCCAAAAGCGCCTTGCCGCTATTGAAAATTTAGAAGATTTAGGAGCAGGCTTTGCGCTAGCCACCCACGATTTAGAAATTAGAGGCGCTGGGGAGTTATTAGGCGAAGATCAAAGTGGGCAAATTAGTTCTATCGGTTTTAGCTTATATATGGATATGTTAGAGCAAGCAGTAGAAGCCTTAAAAGAGGGTCGAGAACCTTCGCTTGACGATGTACTACAAAATCAAACTGAAGTAGAGTTAAGAATACCTGCCCTATTTCCGGACGAATACATTGCCGATGTAAACCTGCGTTTGTCGCTGTATAAACGTTTAGCGAGCTGTAAAACCGCTAATGAATTAGATGATTTTCAAGTTGAATTAATTGACCGTTTTGGTTTATTACCCGACGCGGCTAAAAACCTGATTAAAGTTAATTTACTTCGTATAAAAGCCAGTCAGTTATCTATAAAACGTTTAGAAGCTGGTCCCAGAGGAGGAGTAATTGAATTTAGTCAACAAACTAAAATTGACCCTGGTTTTATTATTGGCTTGATTCAATCACAACCTCAATATTATTCGATGGCTGGACCAGATAAATTAAGGTTTAATATTAACGTGGAAGATACCCGAGAGCGGATCAAACTGGTAGACTCTATGTTAAATGACTTCGCGCAAAAACTAACGGCTTAA
- a CDS encoding DUF4197 domain-containing protein, with the protein MKFYKRSLLAIAVASVFSTQALADSWWDKATDFLKQSSDTSESSTEASGQSNLAVSEIADAFKQALKIGSEKVVSQLGQTDGFNADPQIHIPLPSELQKVQSVLDKVGMGYLADDLELKLNRAAEAATPKAKALFVQAIQEMSFNDVRDIYEGEKDSATQFFKQKMSAQLSAEMKPIVDDTIAQVGAVQALDKLIGEYKDLPFVSKVKTDISEHVVNKGMEGIFHYIAKEEAAIRENPSERTTDLLKKVFGL; encoded by the coding sequence ATGAAATTTTATAAACGTTCTTTATTAGCTATAGCCGTAGCATCCGTTTTTTCTACTCAAGCATTGGCTGATAGCTGGTGGGATAAAGCTACTGATTTTCTTAAACAATCGAGTGACACTAGCGAATCGTCTACTGAAGCTTCAGGTCAATCAAACTTAGCAGTGAGTGAAATTGCAGATGCATTTAAACAGGCACTGAAAATTGGTTCAGAAAAAGTGGTGAGTCAACTGGGGCAAACCGATGGTTTTAATGCGGATCCACAAATTCATATACCGCTTCCCAGTGAGTTGCAAAAAGTACAATCAGTATTAGATAAAGTTGGAATGGGGTATTTAGCGGACGATTTGGAGCTTAAGCTCAATCGTGCGGCAGAAGCTGCTACACCTAAAGCAAAAGCATTATTTGTTCAAGCGATTCAAGAAATGAGTTTTAATGATGTGAGAGATATTTATGAAGGTGAAAAAGACTCAGCGACCCAGTTTTTTAAACAAAAAATGTCAGCTCAATTAAGCGCTGAAATGAAGCCTATAGTGGATGATACCATAGCTCAAGTGGGCGCAGTTCAAGCGCTAGATAAGCTAATTGGTGAATATAAAGATTTACCTTTTGTGAGTAAAGTTAAGACAGATATTAGTGAGCATGTTGTTAATAAAGGCATGGAAGGGATTTTCCACTATATTGCCAAAGAAGAAGCCGCTATTCGTGAAAACCCCTCAGAGCGCACCACAGACTTACTTAAAAAGGTATTTGGTTTATAA
- a CDS encoding GGDEF domain-containing protein: MIERILDGSLMPHGQCLLWRADLLFLHLVGDFLTVLAYALIPGALVYFIFKREDLRFNWVSVLFAGFIAFCGLTHAIGLVNIWHGYYFIEGMVKLLTGVVSIVTAYMLWRLMPSFLSVPSIAMLKQRNHELESVRAELERANKTLEARVKQRTYELEKKANTDSVTGLSNRFSIIEKLQSNFFHFQRYKRTFSVLMIDIDHFKQVNDLHGHQVGDQVLEEVAKSIKKTCRQTDFIGRYGGEEFLVILPETGSEPATKLAQRIRANIEALPLSIDSHVTCSIGVAHIEPGLSQKTLVKQADEAMYSAKNSGRNKVVAYKSKI; this comes from the coding sequence GTGATTGAGCGTATATTGGATGGTAGCTTAATGCCGCATGGGCAATGTTTATTGTGGCGCGCCGACTTACTTTTTTTGCATTTGGTAGGCGATTTTTTAACCGTGCTAGCCTACGCTTTGATTCCCGGCGCTTTGGTGTACTTTATTTTTAAGCGTGAAGATTTAAGGTTTAATTGGGTCAGTGTATTATTTGCTGGTTTTATTGCGTTTTGTGGATTAACGCACGCTATTGGGCTAGTAAACATTTGGCATGGCTACTATTTTATTGAGGGTATGGTTAAGCTGCTTACAGGAGTTGTCTCAATTGTTACTGCTTATATGTTATGGCGCTTAATGCCATCATTTTTATCCGTTCCTAGTATTGCGATGCTAAAACAACGAAATCACGAGCTTGAATCTGTTAGAGCTGAACTTGAACGAGCGAATAAAACACTGGAAGCTAGAGTTAAACAACGCACCTATGAATTAGAAAAAAAAGCGAATACGGATTCTGTAACGGGCTTATCCAACCGGTTTTCAATTATTGAAAAATTACAAAGTAACTTTTTTCATTTTCAGCGTTACAAGCGAACCTTTTCCGTATTAATGATAGATATAGATCATTTTAAACAGGTTAATGATTTACACGGACATCAAGTTGGTGATCAAGTATTAGAAGAGGTGGCTAAAAGCATTAAAAAAACATGTCGCCAAACTGACTTTATTGGTCGTTATGGTGGCGAAGAGTTTTTAGTGATATTACCTGAAACCGGTAGTGAACCTGCAACTAAATTAGCACAACGAATTAGAGCTAACATTGAAGCTTTACCTTTATCAATTGACAGCCACGTCACCTGTAGTATTGGGGTTGCACATATTGAACCAGGTTTAAGCCAAAAAACTTTAGTAAAACAAGCTGATGAGGCCATGTACTCGGCTAAAAATTCAGGACGGAATAAAGTTGTCGCTTATAAAAGCAAAATTTAA
- a CDS encoding ABC transporter substrate binding protein, with the protein MFRPLLVSALCLLIINKVLAKQPLHILTVHSYHQSYLWTQEQDQEFRAELIQKLPEYDISFSVEYLNAKHIPVNAQLINRFYAYANEKYLQFPPDLIYVTDDPAAQILLNQPAKFIKQTPIVFSGVNNMNLLKQAIHQNVTGVFQNEDLNTNIKFIKKLLPKTEQLLFLGDTSTTDEAIAQQLTVQDVDGTSSIKVIHIKASHYSDLLKQIKKYPNSPIVSGSLGAILNQQNKIMSTNELLDNLSQLNRPVFKNSRVREGVLGGFQPTTPYGQLAADLAVKIIQGQSIESTSPIISPPTEFILHWDKIQDLGLTPNQALLNDVKIINQPSNFFTRYKTTIFWLSIILCAIAILTILSAVWIIKQRNKLIEEQQRDALTECPNRLKLINQLKLSPDQILLLIDINDFSVLNNFYGNQIGDKLLQEFTRVARNHLIRGMDLYRTSGDIFAILLPSHFTNKQTITFTENLIFQLENYTFISGDLNISINVVAGISSSGSSQRINQATTALNNAKQERKSWSVYQPNLLLQEKQTHNAVWSRKLKSALFAGRITAYFQPIVNVQTGHICSYEALVRLIDKDGSVVSPFHFLEIAKKNRQYPLITKIMLDKSIQLIKQKRVNVSINLTLADIYHQETVNYLLKQLSKDNVGQYITFEVTENEGIENHEQINEFTQKIKSLGCRLSIDDFGTGYANFSHLIDLNADHLKIDGSIIKRLLTDAKTELVVATIIGYAKRMEIKTVAEFVDSDALLNKTKAMGFDYAQGYYLGKPDAQIIDSGLIYLEQLNQSNL; encoded by the coding sequence ATGTTTCGACCTCTTTTGGTGTCAGCCTTATGCTTGTTAATTATTAATAAAGTACTAGCAAAGCAACCTTTACACATTTTGACAGTTCACTCGTATCACCAGTCATATTTGTGGACTCAAGAGCAAGATCAAGAGTTTAGAGCTGAACTAATCCAAAAATTGCCAGAATACGATATTAGCTTTTCGGTGGAATACCTCAATGCTAAGCATATTCCTGTTAACGCCCAACTAATAAATCGGTTTTATGCTTATGCAAATGAAAAATATTTACAGTTCCCACCCGATTTAATTTATGTAACGGATGACCCCGCAGCTCAAATTCTATTAAACCAGCCAGCAAAATTTATCAAACAAACCCCAATTGTATTTTCAGGGGTTAATAATATGAATTTACTCAAACAAGCAATACATCAAAATGTCACGGGGGTATTTCAGAACGAAGATTTAAATACCAATATAAAGTTTATAAAAAAATTATTACCGAAAACAGAGCAACTCCTATTTCTAGGAGATACCTCTACAACCGATGAAGCGATAGCGCAGCAATTAACTGTTCAAGATGTAGACGGAACGTCCTCTATTAAAGTGATTCATATCAAAGCAAGCCACTATAGTGACTTACTGAAACAAATTAAAAAATATCCAAATTCTCCTATAGTTTCCGGTTCCTTGGGCGCTATTTTAAACCAGCAAAACAAGATAATGAGTACCAATGAGTTACTAGACAATCTTTCCCAATTAAATCGGCCTGTTTTTAAAAACAGTAGAGTAAGAGAGGGGGTTTTAGGTGGTTTTCAGCCCACTACGCCATACGGTCAGTTAGCCGCTGATTTAGCAGTTAAAATTATCCAAGGCCAATCAATAGAATCCACCTCTCCGATTATTTCCCCACCAACAGAATTCATCTTGCACTGGGATAAAATTCAAGATTTAGGTTTAACCCCTAACCAAGCTTTATTAAACGATGTTAAAATAATTAATCAACCCAGCAATTTTTTTACTCGGTATAAAACGACTATTTTTTGGTTAAGTATTATTTTGTGTGCCATTGCTATTCTGACAATTTTAAGCGCGGTATGGATAATAAAACAACGGAATAAACTTATCGAAGAACAACAAAGAGATGCGTTGACTGAATGCCCTAACCGACTAAAACTCATTAACCAACTTAAGCTCTCGCCAGACCAAATTTTGCTACTTATTGATATAAATGATTTTAGTGTACTAAATAATTTTTATGGTAATCAAATTGGTGACAAGCTATTGCAAGAGTTCACTCGCGTCGCCCGAAATCATTTAATTAGAGGTATGGATCTTTATCGTACATCTGGTGATATTTTTGCCATCTTACTACCGTCGCATTTCACTAATAAGCAAACGATAACATTTACCGAAAACTTAATATTTCAGCTTGAAAACTATACTTTTATTAGTGGCGATTTAAATATATCAATTAATGTAGTCGCGGGGATTAGTTCTAGCGGCAGTTCTCAGCGCATTAACCAAGCAACAACTGCACTTAATAATGCTAAGCAAGAAAGAAAGAGCTGGTCCGTTTACCAGCCTAATTTATTGTTACAAGAAAAACAAACTCATAACGCTGTATGGTCCAGAAAGCTTAAATCAGCTTTATTTGCTGGCCGAATCACAGCATACTTTCAACCTATAGTGAACGTACAAACAGGCCATATTTGTAGCTATGAAGCACTCGTACGGCTAATAGATAAAGACGGCAGCGTTGTATCTCCATTTCACTTTTTAGAAATAGCGAAAAAGAACCGTCAGTATCCTCTCATTACCAAAATAATGCTCGATAAATCAATTCAGTTGATTAAACAAAAGCGCGTCAATGTTTCAATTAACTTAACGTTAGCTGACATTTACCATCAAGAAACCGTTAACTATTTATTAAAGCAACTTTCAAAAGATAATGTCGGACAATATATCACTTTTGAAGTGACTGAAAATGAAGGCATCGAAAACCATGAACAAATCAACGAGTTTACCCAAAAAATAAAATCTTTAGGTTGTCGATTATCCATAGATGACTTTGGAACTGGCTACGCTAACTTTTCTCATCTAATTGATTTAAATGCTGATCACTTGAAGATTGATGGCTCTATCATTAAGCGTTTACTAACGGATGCAAAAACCGAACTTGTGGTGGCAACGATTATTGGATACGCGAAACGGATGGAGATAAAAACTGTGGCCGAATTTGTTGATTCAGATGCTTTGCTCAATAAAACTAAAGCAATGGGATTTGACTATGCTCAAGGTTATTATTTGGGCAAACCTGATGCCCAAATAATAGATTCAGGTTTGATTTATTTAGAGCAACTCAATCAATCAAACTTATAA
- a CDS encoding CsiV family protein, giving the protein MNNILQALLCVLALNLYSSYLQAADRWFEVELLIFKRNSPDVLNENFNPQIKSINLINARDLISPQYNPDITKVRALLPECNDQGSSYSLHEPESQTTTTSDFSFDIEAITFAFNKPSWHFNISCLQPQPNLLEPDREQLIALERQHFTPTLPVTIEAPAPKNETGPYLLPEEALQLDELKAKLAWRDDMTPLLHMGWRQVVKSESQETPWRVFAGQNYAKQFQYNGEMVQAEDALPTEHTTQAKAKSESITPADNKLVYNQIQNNIQHVLNKINNQSWQPETALMDKKTQAWQAQQLQSKPEDVWQLDGLFKIYLRHYLYIETEFNLREVGQHPHLKNEKFASNSSSGQPATQDKAFLYPIYFQQNKRIISGEVHYFDHPKMGIVLQVRKYFPEPQIEND; this is encoded by the coding sequence ATGAATAACATTTTGCAAGCTTTGCTCTGCGTTTTAGCTTTAAATCTATACTCATCTTATTTACAAGCAGCTGACCGCTGGTTTGAGGTTGAGTTACTTATTTTTAAACGCAATTCGCCAGATGTATTAAATGAAAATTTTAACCCTCAAATTAAGTCCATTAACCTAATAAATGCACGTGATTTAATAAGCCCACAATATAATCCAGATATCACAAAAGTACGCGCATTATTGCCTGAGTGTAATGACCAAGGTTCAAGCTATTCACTACATGAACCAGAATCGCAAACGACAACCACCAGCGACTTTAGTTTTGATATTGAAGCCATTACTTTTGCGTTTAATAAACCCAGCTGGCATTTTAACATTAGCTGTTTGCAACCCCAGCCGAACTTACTTGAACCAGATCGTGAACAACTCATTGCACTAGAGCGCCAGCATTTCACACCGACTTTACCAGTAACAATTGAAGCTCCAGCGCCTAAAAATGAAACTGGACCTTATTTGCTACCAGAAGAAGCTCTGCAATTGGACGAATTAAAAGCCAAGTTAGCTTGGCGTGATGATATGACACCGCTGTTACATATGGGGTGGCGCCAAGTAGTCAAGTCAGAGTCGCAAGAAACACCATGGCGTGTTTTTGCAGGTCAAAACTATGCAAAACAGTTTCAATATAATGGTGAAATGGTTCAAGCCGAAGATGCATTGCCAACTGAGCACACTACGCAAGCTAAAGCTAAATCTGAATCAATCACCCCAGCAGACAACAAGCTGGTCTATAATCAAATACAAAATAATATTCAGCACGTTTTAAATAAAATAAATAACCAAAGCTGGCAGCCAGAAACCGCACTAATGGATAAAAAAACACAAGCTTGGCAAGCCCAGCAACTGCAATCAAAACCTGAAGATGTTTGGCAACTAGATGGATTATTTAAAATATATCTGCGTCATTATTTATACATTGAAACAGAGTTTAATTTAAGGGAAGTGGGTCAGCATCCTCATTTGAAAAACGAAAAATTCGCATCAAATTCTTCATCAGGCCAGCCCGCAACGCAAGATAAAGCATTTTTGTATCCTATTTATTTTCAACAAAACAAGCGCATTATCAGTGGTGAAGTACATTACTTTGACCACCCTAAAATGGGTATCGTATTGCAAGTTCGCAAATACTTTCCAGAGCCTCAAATTGAAAATGACTAA